One Agrobacterium larrymoorei genomic window, GGCTGAGATCTGCAAGGGCCCACACAGAGCCCTCGCGAGAAAGAGTTTACGTCGTCAATATCCAAGCAGGGCGTTATTGTGATCTGCCCCATTGAGCCAGCTGGCGATTAGAGAACCTGAACGTTCTCGGCTTTGGACTTGCCGGTCTTGCGATCCTGGCCAACATCGTAGCTGACCTTGTCGCCTTCACGCAGCGCACCGCCGTAACCAAGGGCGGAAACGTGAACGAAGACGTCCTGACCGCCATCATCAGGCGTGATGAAGCCAAAGCCCTTGTCCTGCGCGAAGAATTTTACTGTACCGTTTGCCATCTGTATCTGCAGCTCCTGTCGTTGCCGATCAGCTTTTGAGCCATATCGACGTGACGTGCAAGTTTGAAAGGATACATACAATAAAAATTGGCAAGTGCGGGATGCCCAATGCCTCTTCCTGAGATGAGACATGTAAACATCCTGTGATTGAGTTTCGTCCAACGCTTCCATCGACGTTCCCGGTGATTTATTCTGCCGCCAGGGCAAGCGGCATGAAGGGGGTGTTGAATGCAGGCAAGCAGTCCAAACCTTATCGACGATTGGAGCATATCATTGGTGTCCGACAGTGTCGGATTTTTCACATGGGATCTTGAACAGGACCGAAACTGTGGCGATCATGTCATGGCGACCTTGTTCGATATCGATCAGGATGAACTTTCAAAAGGCGTGCCGATCGATCTCATTTTGTCTCGGATCTCGGACGAAGACCGGCCCCGTCTTGCAAAAGCGGTTCATGAGGCCATCACAACCGGCGCCTTTTACGCGCAGAAGTATGTCGTGTCTCATCGCAACGGCAAGAAGATAGCGGTTTCAGCCTTTGGTCGCTGCATCCGAGATCTTGACGGAACTCCCACACATTATGCAGGCTTCGTCACGACTGTCCCGACTGTCGCCGTTAACTCCGCGCGGGAGCACATCAAGGAGCTCTGTCGCATGCTCCAAGACTTGGCTGAAGACCATGGCCTGGAACTGGCTGCAAGACATCTAAAGGCGGCGGGCAATAGTCTGGGCTGATTAGCGAAGCGCTTTTTCAAGAAATAAAGCCCCGTTCGTGAACTGCCAGACTGTCCGCCACGATTTGATGTGGCATCCGGTGCGGGCAGAGGGCACGCTTATCTCTAACGAACATCTCCGATAGCCAGACATGTCGGGGAAAAGCCGTCTGTTTGAGTTGCTCAGTGTGCCGCGCGCAAGACGGCGACCCGTCACCGCCATTGAGCTTGCATGTGATCTCAGCGTGTCGAAGCGCAGCGTCTACCGTGATATCGAAACCTTGCGATTGCTAGAGGGTCATCAAAAGTTCTTCTGACCCCATCGCTTTGCTGCTCGTGTTACGTCTAAGGGCGCCGATGTTGATCTGCTGTGCGTAGCAGTTCGCCCCGGCGGCTCCCAACGATGCCGAGTATGCTTATGGACCTGTCGAAGATAAAAACGCTTATCGATTTTGTCGGACGATCAAATGTCTCCGAACTGACGGTTACCCGCAAAGACGTGACCGTTCGAATTTTTCGGAGCGCAAATGATGGTGTAGCTGCGACCGTTGATGCGGACCCCGAGATATCAAGTGACACAGACCTCAAGGCATCCGAGAGCCCCAGTCTTTCCACGGCTGTGCGCGCACCGATTTTCGGCGTTCTCCATCGCGCCTCCGCTCCGGGCCAGCCTCCTTTCGTTTATGCCGGAGATATCGTCGAAGAAGGCGACACGCTGTTCATCGTGGAGGCCATGAAGGTGTTTAACAAAATCACGGCCCCATGCGCCGGGCGCATCACTTTCCTGACGGACATCGATGGTGGAGAAGTCGACGCCAATGAACTCTTGGCGGAGATTGCGTAATGGCGGACGGTTTAAACGAAAAAGAGCCGCTTTTCGATACGGTCCTTATCGCCAATCGCGGCGAGATTGCCGCACGTATCCAGCGCGCGTGCCGAGAACTGGATTTGAAAATAGTCGCGGTGTGTTCCGAGGCCGACAGGCAGGCTTCGTATGGTGAGGCTGCCGACACGTTTCTGTGCGTCGGCCCCGCAAGCGCGACGAAAAGCTATCTTAACAAGGACGCCATATTGCTGGCGGCGCGTTTGACAGGTGCTGGCGCAATTCACCCTGGTTACGGCTTTCTCTCGGAAAACGCGGCTTTCTCGGAGGCTATCGAGAACGCCGGGCTCGTTTTCATCGGCCCGGATGCCAAATCGATTGCAACGATGGGAGACAAGATTGCCGCCAAGCGTACCATGATCACGGCGGGCGTGCCGTGCGTTCCCGGCCCTGACACGGCGCTTCCCGATAATCTGGAAACGATTGAGTCTATCGCAGAGGAGATCGGGTATCCAGTCATCATCAAGGCGGCGGGCGGCGGCGGCGGGCGTGGTATGCGGGTGGTGCATCAGGCTTCGGCGCTTCGCGAGGCCGTTACGTTGACCCGTGAGGAGGCGCGGCAGGCCTTCGGTTCTGCCGCTCTCTACATAGAAAAGTTTCTCCAGCGTCCACGCCATATCGAGATACAGGTGCTGTGCGATACGCATGGCAATGCCATCTGGCTCGGTCACCGTGATTGTTCGATGCAGCGACGTCACCAGAAGGTGGTCGAGGAAGCGCCAGCACCCGGTATCTCCGAGGCGATCATTCGACCCGTGGGGCTCGCGTGCGTCGAGGCCTGCCAGCAGATCGGCTATCGGGGTGTCGGCACGTTCGAGTTCCTTTATGAAGACGGCAGGTTCTATTTCATCGAGATGAATACGCGCCTACAAGTCGAGCACCCGGTCACCGAGATGACGAGCGGAATCGACATCGTTCAGGCGCAGATCAAATCCGCTCAAGGGCAACATCTTGAGCTTCGACAGCAAGACGTCCTCTGCACCGGGCATTCCTTCGAATGCCGCATCAATGCCGAAGACCCGGATACATTCCTGCCGTCCGCGGGCGTGTTGACGGATGTTTCCTGGCCTAAGGGAGAGGGCATTCGCATCGATACGCACATTCACAAAGGATATCGCGTTTCGCCCTACTACGACTCCCTTATCGCCAAGCTGATCGTACACGCTCCGACACGCGGCGAAGCGATGGCGCGGATGCGCAATGCTCTGGCCGAAACCCGCGTGAACGGTATTTCCACCAATCTTCCGCTCCTTTGCGCGCTGTTCGAGGACGCTGCGTTTGCGGAAGGGGAGACCGATATTCATTATCTCGAGCAATGGCTTACAGCTTGGAGAGCGGCATGAGCAGGCTCGATTTTACCGATCCCGCCACTCTCGCAGCCTTGACGGAGATGCTGACGACAGCAGGCGTCGAGGGGCTGGAGATCACCACGCCCGATACGGGGGTAAAGCTGGTCGTACCGTCATCCGGGAAGGCCGTGATATCTTCGAAAGCCATGTCCGCCCAACTAACGTCGGCCACGACAGTGAAAGCACCGATAGCCGGTCTTTTTCACCTCGCTCCCCCTGCTGATGGAGAGGCGTTCCCGCGTCCCGTTACTACGGACACTGTGGTCGGGTTCATCCGCATCGGCCATGTTCTCGTTCCCGTCATTGCCGGTCGCGCCGGTTTGCTGACCGGTCAGCTTGCCGAGCAGGATGCACTGGTCGGTTTCGGTGATCCTCTGTTCGAAATCGAGCTTCACTCATGATTGCCACTCAAAGCATTCTCCCGTTCCGGCATGACATTCAGCCAGCAGTCAAGGGACAGGCACGCGTGTCGTTCATCGGCTCGCGGTCGTTTCTGCTGGAAGCACCTGGCGAATTCGATCTGCCAGCCCAGCGCTGGATCTGGGCTTTGTCGCAAACTGTGGGCGTATGGCCGGAGGTCGCGGAAGTCATTCCCGGCATGACCAATATTCTGACGATCCTGAAGGAAACGCCCGAGAACCCGGAAGCCGTCGTCGCCCGGTTGCTCGAAGCATGGGACAGCGCCACCAGCCTCGATCTTGCGGGAAAAACCGTAGAGATACCCGTTCACTACGGCGGAGAGTACGCGACGGACCTTGCGACGCTCTGCGATTTCGCAGACCTGAGCGACCGTGAGGTGGTGCGCATCCATTATGAAGCGACTTACCGCGTCTTTGCGCTCGGCAGCGCGCCGGGCTTCGGTTACCTACACGGGCTGGATCAGCGCATTTACATGCCGCGAAAAACGGTGCCGTCGATCAAGATGGAAAAGGGCTGTGTAACCATCGGTGGGATGCAGACGGGTGTTGCCATGCTGACCGGCCCTAACGGTTGGAATTCAATTGGTTACGCGGATTTGCAAATGTTCGATCCTGCCGCCTCCCGACCTGCACTGCTAGCGCCCGGAGATACGGTTCGCTTCATTCCTGCAAGGATAGAGCTATGATCGAAATCATCGAAACCGGCCCGTTCAATACCGTGCAGGATCTGGGGCGTCCCGGCTTTCGCGATATCGGCGTCACTGCTGGTGGCGCAATGGACCCACTTGCGGTTCACGTTGGCAACGCTTTGCTCGGAAACGCTATCGACGCTGCGGTCATTGAGGTCCAGACATTTCCCTTCAAACTGCGGTTTTCTGCCTCCGCCGTGTTCGCTACAGCAGGCGCAGACAACGTCCCCCTACTGGATGGCAATCCACTGTTGCCATGGTGCGCGCATCTTGCAAAAGAGGGCGCCGTTCTGGAACTGTATCAACCACCTACACTCGCGCGCTCATACATTGCTGTAGCTGGCGGCCTGGATGTACCGGTGCTGATGGGATCGCGAAGCACCGCGCTGCGTGGCAATTTCGGCGGCCACGAAGGACGGCCTCTGGCTAACGGCGACAGGCTGGAAATCGGCGAGGTTGCTGATCCGGCACCGCCGCCTTCGAATGGTCTCGCCGCGGTCGAGCCATCCCGTGCTTTAGCCGATCTTTTCCCGCCCATTGTCGATGGCGTTTTGCTGGTTCGCGCCATCTCGGCCGGCGAACATCACCTTTTCAGCGATGATGGCGAAGCGTTTTGGGCCCAGACCTGGAAGATTTCCTCACGCAGCGACCGAACCGGTTACCGGCTCTCCGGCGATCCGATCAAGCCGACCGAGACCATCGAAATGCGCTCTCACGGTGTGGTTCCGGGCGTGGTGCAGGTTCCGCCGGGCGGCGAGCCGATCATCCAGATGAGCGATGCAAATACGGCGGGCGGCTATCCGAAGATCGCAGGCGTGATCGAGGCCGATCTCTGGCGGCTAGGTCAGGCGCGCGCGGGCGGCAAGATCAAGTTCGTCAGGTCGACCCATGAGGAGGCACGGCGGGTGGAGCAGGCGGTCGCGCGCTATGTCGAAGATATCCGGCAAACCGTACCGATGGTTAAACGCGCTCTGATTGCAATGGCCTGAGGGAGAGGGAGGACGTTATGAAGATCGATCTCAATTCTGACATGGGCGAGGGCTTCGGCCTATATCGACTGTGCGACGACGAAGCGATGATGAAGCTTGTCTCCTCGGCCAATATAGCCTGCGGGTTCCATGGGGGCGACCCGGATACGATGGCGCGCATGGTGCGTCTCGCCAAACAGAACGGCGTCGGCATCGGTGCCCATCCCGGCCTGCCGGATCGCTCGAGTTTCGGTCGCCGCGAGCTACCGTTTCAACCGGATGAGCTGCGCCAGCAGATGCTCTACCAACTCGGCGCTCTGATTGCGATTGCCAGAAGCGAAGGCATGGACGTCGGCCATTTCAGCTTCCACGCGGCGATGGGAAACATGGTCAATCGCGATCCCGCCCTTGCCGACATGATGATGAACGCCATTTCCGCAGTCGATCCCAAGCTGGTCGTCTTCGTAACGCCGGAAAGCGAGATAGAAAGAGCGGCAAAGCGCGCCGGGCTGAAAACGCTGGCGCTGTTTCTGGCCGACCGTGCCTATGATGTAAAGGGCAGCCTCGTTGCGCGAGGCCTTCCGGGGGCCTTGGTCAAGGACGAGCCATCGGTGCGCGCCCGCGTCCGCCGCTTCCTCACGCAAGGAACGGTCGAGGCCATCGATGGCACCATTATTTCTATGCCTGCCAGGTCGATCCTCGTCCACAGCGATACGCCCGGGTCACTGGAACTCGCATCTATCGTTCGCAGCGAAATCATCTCTTCGGGCGCAACGCTCGCGCCTGCTTCCGAACTTGCCTCTTAACGGCCGCTGTTCGGCCCTGTTTGTCCATCTCACTGAAAGATTACGCCAATGTCCTCCACCGCCGATCGATTGAAGAACGTCTCGATTTCTGCTTCAGCCGCCATGACCCAGCGTGCCAGAGAGCTGGCAGGCCAAGGGATCAAGGTTGTCAGTCTTTCCTCGGGCGAGCCGGATTTCCCGACACCTGCACATGCCATAGAGGCCGCACATGAGGCTGCTCTTGGCGGACAGACCAAGTACCCGCCGATGGATGGCACGCCCGCAATCAAGGCGGCGATTGCCAGAAAATTCAAGCGTGACAACAATCTGACCTATGATGCCAGCCAGATCATCGTATCGGGTGGCGGCAAACAGGTGATTTTCAATGCCATGCTGGCCACCTGTAACCCTGGCGATGAGGTGGTCATTCCGACCCCGTCATGGGTCAGCTATGCGGATATCGTCAAATTCGCCGGAGGTGTTCCCGTCGCCGTTCCTTGTTTCGAACAGACGGGTTTCAAGCTTCGTCCGGAAGATCTGGAAGCAGCGATAACACCCCGCACGAAATGGCTTTTCCTGAACTTCCCGAACAATCCGACCGGTGCCGCCTGCTCGCGCGTCGAGATGACGGCGATTGCAGAAGTGATGCTGCGACATCCGCATGTCTGGATACTGACGGACGATATTTATGAGCATCTGGTTTACGATGGATTCGAATTCGGCACGATCGCCGATGTCGAGCCACGGCTTTACGACCGTGTCCTGACGATGAACGGCGTGTCGAAAGCCTATGCGATGACCGGCTGGCGTCTAGGTTATTGCGCCAGCGGTTCGAAGGAACTAATCGCCGCCATCAGCAACGTGAACGGCCAGAACAGCGGCGGCATTGCCACCGTTTCTCAGGCTGCAGCGATCGCGGCACTGGATGGACCGCAGGATTTGCTGAAGGAGCGCGCCGCGATCTACCGCGAACGCCGTGATTTCGTTTTGGGAAAGCTTGCCGAAATCGACGGCCTGCGCTGTCACAAGCCGGAAGGCGCGTTCTATCTCTACCCGAACATGTCCGGCCTCATTGGCAAGACAACGAAGGGCGGGCGCAAGATCGAAGGTGACGTTGATTTCGTCATGGCGCTGGTAGATGAGCATCACGTCGCCACCGTGCAGGGAGCAGCTTACGGCATGAGCCCCTATTTCCGTATTTCTTACGCCACGAGCATGGAAATGCTGAACGAGGGTTGCGCCCGCATTGCGCAGTTCTGCAAGGACATGCGTTGATTGAAGAAACGTTCACTGGCTTGGTAACCGGGCCAGTGAACTTCGTTAAAGCTTCAAGTTCTCGGTCAGTTCAACGAGAATATCCTTCACGGCAAAAGCCGGTTCAGACAGCGAGTTCTGATCGGACGTGCAGAGTGACAGAGTTTCCTCGATCCGGGGAGAGAGCAGACGGCAGACCAGAGGTTCGCTGGTTTCCGAAACGATCCGGTCGGCAATCGCCTTCGGCATGATTGTCGCTCCGAGCCCACTTGCGACAGCGCGGGCCAGCGTTCTGACGATTTCCACTTCCGCCACGACCTTGAGGTTGACCCGGCTTCGGGTAAACGCCACGTCCACGGCACGACGCACGAAGTTGTAGGCAGGTGGCATCAGCATCGGCACGCCATCCAGTGCGGCAATAGGCATCGGCTTCGTGTCCGATTCGATCGCGAAATCGCGGTGCGCGACGAGATAGAATTCTTCGCTCAGCAGCGGCTCGAAACGCACCCCCTTAATGGGGCCGACGCCGTGTATCAATGCCAGTTCCAGCCGGCCGTTCATGATCATCTGGCTGTAGGTCTGCCCGACGCTTTCGGTCAGATGAATGAGGATGCCGGGATGACGCTTGCGTGTTTCCGCAAGGAGATCGACTGATAGAGTGGCAGCACTACTGAACGGCACCAGACCAACGGATACCCGGCCAGCAATCGAATTTCCCGCTGCCGACGCGTCCATCTGCGCCTGTTCCATTTGCCGAAGGATGATTTGCGCATGGCGATAAACGGCGTGGCCCGCGTCCGTCATCGTTACGCCCTGCTGACTGCGGATGAGCAGCTTCTGCCCAAAGTGCTCTTCCAGTGCAGCGAGCTGCTGGCTAAGCGCCGGTTGCGCGAGATGAAGAATGTCGGCAGCGCGCGTTATGCTACCGCTGTCCACGATGACGATGAATGATTTTAAGCGTCTGATGTCCATGCTGATGCGAAAGTATTTGCGGTTGCCGATAGCTTACAGCCTATCGCCTCTTTTGCAACGCGGAGCGCCGCTCATGGTCAAGGCAATCATGAGGATTGGCCCGTTCCATGCAGGCAAAGACGCCTTTTGCGGCGCTCCATAAAACTTACTTATTACCTCAAAAGTAATCGGTCTTAGGCAAGGCAACAAAGCTTCGCTAATGTTCACGACAACAAAAAAGGGGATCAGAATGCCATTCTCCGATTACAAGACCGCATTGGTCACCGGTGCTTCATCCGGTATCGGCGCCGCAGTCGTAGAGCGGCTCCGCCGCGAAAATATCGAAGTCCATGCCATCGCTCGCAATGCAGATGCGTTGAACGATCTGGCCAATCGCACCGGCTGCATCTCGCACGCCATCGACGTGACGGACCGCGCAGCTTTGACCGAGCTTGCCGACAAGGTGCAGTTCGACATTCTGGTAAACAACGCAGGTGTCGACAGACCGAAAAAGTTTCTTCAGGCGGATGCGGAAGACATCGATCTCCTCGTTGATGTGAATCTTCGTGCCGTGCTGCATATCTGCCGCCTTGTCGTGCCGGGCATGGTGGAGCGTGATCGCGGTCACGTCATCAACATTTCCTCTATTGCCGGAAACTATAATTTCGGCGGTAATTCCACCTATCACGCCGTCAAGGCAGGCGTCGCCATGCTGTCGAACCAGCTGCGGATCGACGCATTCGGCAAGCGCGTCCGTGTCACCGAGATTTGCCCTGGTCGCGTCGCTACGGACATTTTCAACCACGTCCACGGCAACGATCCGAGCATACGCGAGCGTTTCATCGACGGTTTCGAACTGCCGAAGGCTGAAGACATCGCCGATGCGATTGCTTTTGCCATCGCCGCACCCGTCGCCGTCAATATCGGCCATATGGAAATCACGCCGACCTTGCAGGTAATGGGCGGACTGCAAACGACCAAGCCTCAGGACGTCTTGGCAGCTGAAGCGGCGAAGGAGCAAAAGCCGTGAGCGGCTTCGATCTTTCAGCGATCCTCAGCAATCCCGAATATATCGGGATGCTGGTTCACGGCCTTCAGATGACCTTCATCATCTTCTTCGGCTCGTGGACGCTTGCCATGACGCTGGCACTGATCCTTCTCTGCATCCGGTTCTCGCCATTCCGTTTCGGGGATCGCATCGTCGCAGCCTATGTCTCTTATCACCGTAATGTGCCGACGCTGGTACAATTGATGCTGTGGTATTTCGGTATCTTCACGCTTCTGCCGTCCGGTCTCTCCGGCTGGTTGATCGATCATAATGCCGAGGCGATTTTTGCCGTGGTAGGTCTCGGGCTCTGCCAGGCGGCCTATTTCAGTGAGGATTTGCGCTCTGGTCTGCGTTCGGTCAGTCCGGGGCAGATGGAAGCGGCCAAGGCGCTCGGCCATGGTTATCTCTCTTCCATGCGCTTCATCATCATGCCGCAGGGTGTGCGGAACGCGCTGCCACCGCTGATCAACCACAGTGTCTCGCTGTTCAAGAACAGCAGCCTTGCACTCGTAATCGGCGCGTCGGAACTTACCCACGCAGTCAAGGAAATCGAGAACCTCAGCTTCCAGACCTTCGAAATCTATCTGGTTGGAACGGTGCTCTACCTCGTCATTTCGCTGCTGATCATGGCAGTGGGTGCCTATCTTTCGATGCGCCTCGATCCGGCATGGAGGGCACGCGCATGATCGGTGAGATGATGACCATCGTTCACGATTACTGGCTGCTGCTTCTGATCGGTCAGTATCCGAACGGCCCGCTGGGCGGTCTGGCGAATACGATCATACTCTCCGCACTCGCCATTGCATTTGCATTTCCGGTCAGCATCCTCATGGCGCTGGCGCGGCTTTCGAAATGGCGCGCGCTTCGCTGGCCGGTGACGGCATTGGTCTATGTTACTCGTGGCGTACCGCTGCTGATGCTGATTCTGTGGAGCTACTTCCTTATTCCGCTCTGGACCGGTGCGGACGTGCCGAGCTTCGCGATCATGCTGGTGACGCTGGTCGTTTATCAGGGCGCGTTTCTCAGCGAGGTCGTCAGAGCCGGTATCGTGGCCCTAGGGGCAGGGCAGATGGATGCGGCGAGGGCGCTCGGCCATAGCTATATGGGAGCGATGCGCTTCATCATCCTGCCGCAGGCGCTCTACAACATGATCCCGAGCATGATCTCGACCTTTGTGGCGACGATCAAGGACACCACGCTCGGTTACGTCATCAACGTGCCTGACCTGACCTTTGCAGCGAGCCAGGTGAACAATCAGCTTCTGACGCAGCCATTCCAGGTCTTCCTCATCCTGGCGATCGTCTATTACGCCATCTGCTGGAGCCTGACCTATCTCGCAAACACTTTAGAGCGCCGTATTGCCAAGCGCCGCGCCGGGGTCGTGAGCCGTCCGCAACAGGCGGTGATGACGCAGGCCAAAATCATAACGGAGCAGCCATGACAGTACCATCGACTGACCAGACGATCCGCATCTCGAATGTCTGCAAGAGCTATGGCGACTACGAGGTTTTGAAGAATGTCGATGCCGAAGTTGCCCGCGGCGAGGTGGTGGTCATTTGCGGTCCCTCCGGTTCCGGTAAATCCACGCTGATCCGCACCGTCAATCGTCTCGAAGAGATCAACAGCGGCTCGATCACGCTGGATGGTCAGGATATCCATGCTGCTACGAAGACGAAGGAACTCAACCTGCTGCGCAGCCGCGTGGGTTTCGTGTTCCAGAGCTTCAACCTGTTCCCGCATCTCTCGGTCCTTGAAAACGTTACGATTTCGCCGATCCGCGTCAAGGGCGTGGCACCTGATGTCGCCCGTGACAAGGCGTTGAAGCTGCTCGAAAGAGTTGGCCTTTCGGACAAGGCGGGCGCTTATCCCGGCCAGCTGTCCGGCGGTCAGCAGCAGCGTGTGGCGATTGCCCGCGCGCTCGCCATGGAGCCGCCCGTCATGCTGTTCGATGAGCCGACGAGTGCGCTCGATCCGGAAATGGTCGGTGAAGTGCTTTCCGTCATGAAAGGTCTGGCTGCCGAAGGCATGACCATGCTGTGCGTGACGCATGAGATGGGCTTTGCCCGCGAAGTCGCTGACCGCATCTGGTTCATCGATGCCGGTGAAATTCTTGAAAAAGCTACGCCAGAAGAGTTTTTCAACACACCCCGCCATCCGCGTGCGCAGCGGTTCCTTGCCGATCTGCGCCACTGATAAATCAATCAATAAGAGGAGAACGAGAATGAACTGGAAATCCCTTACCCTGACGGCCATCCTCGCCGGTACGGCGCTTGCTTCACCAGCGGCTGCCGATCAGCTGGACACGATCATGAACAACAAGGTGCTGCGTTGCGCGACTTTCGCAGACGTCGTTCCTTTTGCCGCGCCCGATCCGAAGACGCGCGAAATGGCCGGTTTCGACGTCGATCTTTGCAATGCCATCGCCAAGGAACTGGGTGTTAAGGCTGAAATCAAGCCGGTTTCGGTCGAGGCCCGCGTGCCGGAAGTCAAGCTCGGCCGCGTCGATATCACCGTCGCCAACCTCGCTTATACCCAGAGCCGCGCCGAACAGATCCAGTTCAGCGACCCGTACTATCTCGCCAAGGAAATGCTGATCGTGCCGGTTGACGATGCCGGAAAGAAGAAGGCCGATTATGAAGGCCAGCGCGTGGCGTCCACCAAGGGCTCGACCTCTGAAATGTCGATCAAGCTCAACAAGTCCGAGCCTTTGACCTTCCAGGACACGGCATCCGCTTACCTCGCAGTTCAGCAGGGTAAGGCGCGCGGCATGGTGGCCAATACCATGACGACGACTAAGTTCGTCAATGAATCCAAGACCAAGGGCAAGCCAATGCGCATGATCGAGGAGCCGATGCTTTACCAGCCAATCGGCATCGGTATGGCAAAGGACAATTCGAAGCTGACGGCGAAGATCAACGAAGTGCTTCGCAAGCTCGACGCTGACGGTGAGATCAACAAGATCTGGGACAAGTGGCTTGGCCCAAACACTGAGTACAAGATGACCCGCACCGACAAGGTTGTTCCGCTTTCTGAGCTGAAGTTCGACCCGATCCCCTGATCCTGTCGCCAGACACGATCCAGCACATGAAAAATCAAACGTAAGCGGCGGGACGTTTCCGCCGCCAATCTTACCGTGGGAGGTTTTTATGATCCACATTAAAGATATTGCCGAACGGCCAAGCAAGGCAGACATTGAAGCTCTTTCGAAGTTCTCGCCCGCCACCATTCATGAGGCGCAGGGCCGCAAAGGCGCACTTTCCTCTCGCCTCAAGCCGGTCGACTACCGCATGAAGCTGTGCGGCCCGGCATTTACCGTCAAATGTGCGCCGCGCGACAACATCATGTTGCAGCTCGCCATCAACTACGCAAAGCCGGGCGACATCATCGTCGTGTCCGCGGGCGAATATGAAGAAGCGGGTTCTTTCGGTGACGTTCTGGCCAATGCCTGCCTCGCAAAAG contains:
- a CDS encoding amino acid ABC transporter permease, translating into MIGEMMTIVHDYWLLLLIGQYPNGPLGGLANTIILSALAIAFAFPVSILMALARLSKWRALRWPVTALVYVTRGVPLLMLILWSYFLIPLWTGADVPSFAIMLVTLVVYQGAFLSEVVRAGIVALGAGQMDAARALGHSYMGAMRFIILPQALYNMIPSMISTFVATIKDTTLGYVINVPDLTFAASQVNNQLLTQPFQVFLILAIVYYAICWSLTYLANTLERRIAKRRAGVVSRPQQAVMTQAKIITEQP
- a CDS encoding ABC transporter substrate-binding protein, encoding MNWKSLTLTAILAGTALASPAAADQLDTIMNNKVLRCATFADVVPFAAPDPKTREMAGFDVDLCNAIAKELGVKAEIKPVSVEARVPEVKLGRVDITVANLAYTQSRAEQIQFSDPYYLAKEMLIVPVDDAGKKKADYEGQRVASTKGSTSEMSIKLNKSEPLTFQDTASAYLAVQQGKARGMVANTMTTTKFVNESKTKGKPMRMIEEPMLYQPIGIGMAKDNSKLTAKINEVLRKLDADGEINKIWDKWLGPNTEYKMTRTDKVVPLSELKFDPIP
- a CDS encoding amino acid ABC transporter ATP-binding protein; its protein translation is MTVPSTDQTIRISNVCKSYGDYEVLKNVDAEVARGEVVVICGPSGSGKSTLIRTVNRLEEINSGSITLDGQDIHAATKTKELNLLRSRVGFVFQSFNLFPHLSVLENVTISPIRVKGVAPDVARDKALKLLERVGLSDKAGAYPGQLSGGQQQRVAIARALAMEPPVMLFDEPTSALDPEMVGEVLSVMKGLAAEGMTMLCVTHEMGFAREVADRIWFIDAGEILEKATPEEFFNTPRHPRAQRFLADLRH
- a CDS encoding SDR family oxidoreductase, which encodes MPFSDYKTALVTGASSGIGAAVVERLRRENIEVHAIARNADALNDLANRTGCISHAIDVTDRAALTELADKVQFDILVNNAGVDRPKKFLQADAEDIDLLVDVNLRAVLHICRLVVPGMVERDRGHVINISSIAGNYNFGGNSTYHAVKAGVAMLSNQLRIDAFGKRVRVTEICPGRVATDIFNHVHGNDPSIRERFIDGFELPKAEDIADAIAFAIAAPVAVNIGHMEITPTLQVMGGLQTTKPQDVLAAEAAKEQKP
- a CDS encoding amino acid ABC transporter permease, which translates into the protein MSGFDLSAILSNPEYIGMLVHGLQMTFIIFFGSWTLAMTLALILLCIRFSPFRFGDRIVAAYVSYHRNVPTLVQLMLWYFGIFTLLPSGLSGWLIDHNAEAIFAVVGLGLCQAAYFSEDLRSGLRSVSPGQMEAAKALGHGYLSSMRFIIMPQGVRNALPPLINHSVSLFKNSSLALVIGASELTHAVKEIENLSFQTFEIYLVGTVLYLVISLLIMAVGAYLSMRLDPAWRARA